The Acetivibrio saccincola genome window below encodes:
- a CDS encoding phosphoglycerate kinase: protein MGMMNKKAIEDIDVKGKKVIVRVDFNVPLDENCKITDDKRIVGALPTIKYLVENGAKTILVSHLGRPKNGFEDKFSMKPVADRLGELLGKEVILAKDVIGEDAKEKAASLKEGEVLLLENVRFHKEETKNDPDFAKELASMAEIYVNDAFGTAHRAHASTAGLADYLPAVCGYLIKKEIEVMGKALSNPERPFVAILGGAKVSDKIAVIENLIDKVDTLIIGGGMAYTFFKAKGYGVGTSICEEDKVELAKSLLEKAEKKGVKLLLPVDNVVATEFKNDAESKVVESCKIPDGWMGMDIGPETIELFSNELKNAKTVVWNGPMGVFEFDNFANGSKAVAKAVAESGAVSIIGGGDSAAAIEKLGFADKVTHISTGGGASLEFLEGKVLPGIDVLMDK from the coding sequence ATGGGAATGATGAATAAAAAAGCCATTGAAGATATAGATGTTAAAGGCAAAAAAGTCATTGTGAGAGTGGATTTTAACGTGCCTTTAGATGAAAACTGCAAAATAACAGACGACAAAAGAATTGTAGGAGCACTTCCTACCATTAAGTACCTGGTTGAAAACGGTGCAAAGACAATATTGGTATCCCATCTAGGAAGACCTAAGAACGGTTTTGAAGATAAATTCAGTATGAAACCTGTGGCAGATAGATTAGGGGAGCTATTAGGTAAAGAAGTAATTTTAGCAAAAGACGTAATTGGGGAAGATGCAAAAGAAAAGGCTGCTTCCTTAAAAGAAGGCGAAGTACTTCTTCTTGAAAACGTGAGATTCCACAAGGAAGAAACTAAAAATGACCCTGATTTTGCAAAAGAACTGGCAAGCATGGCAGAAATTTATGTAAATGATGCATTTGGAACAGCTCACAGGGCTCATGCTTCAACAGCAGGGCTTGCTGACTACCTTCCTGCAGTTTGCGGATACCTTATAAAGAAGGAAATTGAAGTTATGGGCAAAGCCCTTTCAAACCCTGAAAGACCTTTTGTAGCAATACTTGGAGGAGCTAAGGTGTCAGACAAAATAGCTGTTATAGAAAACCTTATTGATAAAGTAGACACCCTTATAATAGGCGGTGGAATGGCATATACATTCTTTAAAGCTAAGGGTTACGGAGTGGGTACTTCCATTTGTGAAGAGGATAAAGTGGAACTTGCTAAAAGTTTATTGGAAAAGGCAGAAAAGAAAGGTGTTAAATTATTGCTTCCGGTGGATAATGTGGTAGCAACTGAATTTAAAAATGATGCAGAAAGCAAAGTAGTTGAATCATGCAAAATACCTGACGGATGGATGGGTATGGATATAGGACCTGAGACTATAGAATTATTTTCAAATGAATTAAAAAATGCAAAAACTGTTGTTTGGAACGGACCTATGGGGGTATTTGAGTTTGATAACTTTGCAAATGGTTCAAAAGCTGTTGCAAAAGCAGTTGCAGAGTCAGGTGCTGTTTCCATTATCGGCGGCGGTGATTCAGCTGCAGCTATTGAGAAATTAGGTTTTGCAGACAAAGTAACACATATTTCTACCGGAGGAGGAGCATCTTTGGAATTTTTGGAAGGAAAAGTACTTCCGGGAATAGATGTTTTAATGGACAAATAA
- a CDS encoding CapA family protein, with protein sequence MKKYYKYATIIAAFIFVITLLGCGSVNEPESTGTFLENEGKTPEGAENDSEKEEKGQAEEITPKETPLEEVSDEESQKEPQTITIAAVGDIMCHNLNLQSAFNPETGEYDFTGVFEYVREYIEDADLAIANLETVTAGEEEKYTSFPYFNTPDSILDALKYTGFHVLVTANNHALDRKKKGILTTIEKINERGMRHVGTLATPEDDRFITLDVKGFKISIIAYSYSCNGNSPFLTEEEQKYMLNLIDEQKIKEDIEKAKEINSDIIIAYMHWGNEYHRTQSVHQEQLAEKLFDWGADIVLGTHPHVVQKSEVVEVEGSLKYIIYSMGNFISNFRREDQAQRPNKVYTEDGVIVRITLEKQSENGEDKTILKSVKHIPTWVDMFYENGRPVHRILPILKENMGKEYINDNNRKKAEGSYNNTMELMMDYQCEEDM encoded by the coding sequence ATGAAAAAATACTATAAATATGCGACAATAATCGCAGCTTTTATTTTTGTTATTACACTGTTAGGTTGCGGGTCTGTAAATGAGCCTGAAAGCACCGGCACTTTTTTAGAAAATGAAGGTAAAACACCAGAAGGGGCAGAAAATGACAGTGAAAAGGAAGAGAAGGGACAAGCAGAAGAAATTACTCCTAAAGAAACTCCTTTAGAAGAAGTATCGGACGAGGAAAGTCAAAAAGAGCCACAAACCATTACAATAGCTGCAGTAGGGGACATAATGTGTCACAATTTAAATTTGCAAAGTGCATTTAATCCTGAAACGGGGGAATATGACTTTACCGGGGTTTTTGAATATGTCAGAGAGTACATAGAGGATGCAGATCTTGCCATTGCAAATCTTGAAACCGTTACGGCAGGTGAGGAGGAAAAGTACACAAGCTTTCCTTATTTCAATACTCCGGATTCCATACTGGATGCACTAAAATATACAGGGTTTCATGTGCTTGTTACTGCAAATAACCATGCCTTAGACAGAAAGAAAAAAGGAATTTTAACAACCATAGAAAAAATAAATGAAAGAGGCATGCGGCATGTGGGTACTTTGGCAACGCCGGAGGATGACAGGTTTATAACCCTTGACGTTAAAGGCTTTAAAATAAGCATCATTGCTTATTCATACAGTTGTAACGGAAACTCACCTTTTTTAACTGAGGAAGAACAAAAATATATGCTAAATTTAATAGATGAACAAAAAATAAAGGAAGATATTGAAAAAGCAAAGGAAATTAATTCAGATATTATAATTGCCTACATGCACTGGGGGAATGAATATCACAGGACCCAAAGTGTCCACCAGGAGCAGCTGGCGGAAAAGTTATTTGACTGGGGAGCGGACATTGTGTTGGGAACCCACCCCCATGTAGTTCAAAAATCAGAAGTAGTGGAAGTAGAAGGTAGCCTTAAGTACATTATATATTCAATGGGGAATTTCATTTCCAATTTCCGCAGGGAAGACCAGGCACAAAGGCCAAACAAGGTGTATACGGAAGACGGGGTTATTGTACGCATTACTTTGGAAAAACAAAGTGAAAACGGGGAAGATAAAACTATATTAAAAAGTGTTAAGCACATTCCCACATGGGTGGACATGTTTTATGAAAACGGAAGACCGGTTCACAGGATTCTTCCTATTTTAAAAGAGAATATGGGAAAAGAGTATATTAATGACAATAACAGAAAAAAAGCAGAAGGCTCATATAATAATACAATGGAATTGATGATGGATTACCAGTGTGAGGAGGATATGTGA
- the gap gene encoding type I glyceraldehyde-3-phosphate dehydrogenase, which produces MAVKVGINGFGRIGRLVFRASIDNPDVEVVGINDPFIDLEYMKYMLKYDTVHGQFKGEISSKDGKLVVNGKEISVYACMEPSEIPWKECGAEYIVESTGVFTTTEKASAHISAGAKKVVISAPSKDAPMFVMGVNHDKYTKDMDVVSNASCTTNCLAPLAKVIHDNFGIVEGLMTTVHATTATQKTVDGPSKKDWRGGRAAAGNIIPSSTGAAKAVGKVIPELNGKLTGMAFRVPTLDVSVVDLTCRLEKPTSYEEIKAAIKKASENELKGILGYTEDDVVSSDFIGEARTSVFDAKAGIALNDNFVKLVAWYDNEWGYSNKVIDLICHMASVDSK; this is translated from the coding sequence ATGGCAGTAAAAGTTGGAATTAATGGTTTTGGTCGTATAGGACGTTTAGTATTCAGAGCTTCTATCGACAATCCGGATGTTGAGGTTGTTGGTATCAATGACCCGTTTATTGATCTGGAGTACATGAAGTATATGTTAAAATATGACACTGTGCATGGTCAATTTAAAGGTGAAATTTCAAGTAAAGACGGTAAACTTGTTGTTAACGGAAAAGAAATAAGTGTTTATGCATGCATGGAACCTTCAGAAATTCCATGGAAAGAATGTGGTGCAGAGTACATTGTAGAATCCACAGGTGTATTTACAACTACAGAAAAAGCTTCAGCTCACATAAGTGCTGGTGCTAAAAAAGTAGTAATAAGTGCTCCTTCAAAGGATGCTCCAATGTTTGTTATGGGAGTTAACCATGACAAGTATACAAAAGATATGGATGTTGTATCAAATGCTTCATGTACAACAAACTGTTTAGCGCCTCTAGCTAAAGTAATTCATGACAATTTTGGTATAGTTGAAGGTTTAATGACAACTGTACACGCTACAACAGCTACACAAAAGACAGTTGACGGTCCTTCAAAGAAAGACTGGAGAGGCGGACGTGCAGCAGCAGGAAATATTATTCCTTCATCCACAGGAGCAGCAAAAGCTGTTGGAAAAGTTATTCCTGAACTAAACGGAAAACTTACAGGTATGGCATTCAGAGTACCAACTCTTGACGTGTCTGTTGTAGACTTGACTTGCCGTTTAGAAAAACCAACCAGCTATGAAGAAATAAAAGCTGCGATTAAGAAAGCTTCAGAAAATGAATTAAAAGGTATTTTGGGATATACTGAAGATGATGTTGTATCATCAGACTTCATTGGCGAAGCTAGAACTTCAGTATTTGATGCTAAAGCAGGTATAGCTTTAAATGACAACTTTGTTAAACTTGTTGCATGGTACGACAATGAGTGGGGATATTCAAACAAAGTTATTGATTTAATTTGCCATATGGCTTCAGTTGATTCAAAATAA
- the gpmI gene encoding 2,3-bisphosphoglycerate-independent phosphoglycerate mutase — MKDRLVALIILDGYGINPREEGNAIKAANKPNIDRFMKEYPNTIIRTSGMDVGLPDGQMGNSEVGHTNIGAGRIVYQELTRITKSIEDGDFFEKKEFIDAIENCKKHNSKLHLFGLLSDGGVHSHNTHLYGLLEFAKRKNFNDVYIHCFFDGRDVPPDSAKGYVEELEEKLKEIDVGEIATVMGRYYAMDRDNRWERVQLAYDAMVLSKGLEAQSAVEAVEESYKREEYDEFVKPTVIKKNGTPVAAIGENDSIIFFNFRPDRAREITRAFTETDFDGFERGKGYFPVYFVCMTEYDKTFKNVHVAFKPESLKNTFGEYISRLGYRQLRIAETEKYAHVTFFFNGGVEVVYEGEDRVLIPSPKVATYDMKPEMSAYEVTDEVVKRINQKVYDVIVLNYANPDMVGHTGNFDAAKSAIEAIDECLGKVIPAILDQGGVALITADHGNSEQMKDYENGGPFTAHTTNPVPLIAIGLGDVSLREGRLADIVPTILDIMGVEKPEEMTGESIIIKK, encoded by the coding sequence ATGAAAGATAGATTGGTTGCCCTTATTATTTTAGACGGGTACGGAATAAACCCAAGGGAAGAGGGAAATGCAATAAAAGCTGCCAACAAGCCCAATATTGACAGGTTTATGAAAGAGTATCCCAATACCATCATTAGGACAAGTGGGATGGATGTAGGTCTTCCTGACGGGCAGATGGGTAACTCTGAAGTAGGTCATACAAATATCGGAGCCGGAAGGATTGTATACCAGGAGCTTACACGCATTACAAAATCCATAGAAGACGGTGACTTTTTTGAAAAGAAAGAGTTTATTGATGCTATAGAAAACTGCAAAAAACACAATTCAAAACTTCATTTATTCGGTCTTTTATCCGACGGGGGTGTACATAGCCATAATACCCACTTGTACGGATTATTGGAATTTGCAAAAAGAAAAAATTTCAATGATGTATATATACATTGCTTCTTTGACGGAAGGGATGTACCACCGGACAGTGCAAAGGGATATGTGGAAGAATTAGAAGAGAAGCTGAAAGAGATAGACGTAGGTGAAATTGCCACTGTAATGGGAAGGTACTATGCCATGGACAGGGACAACAGATGGGAAAGAGTACAGCTGGCTTATGATGCCATGGTGCTGTCAAAAGGCTTAGAAGCCCAAAGCGCGGTGGAAGCTGTTGAAGAGTCATATAAACGGGAAGAATACGATGAATTTGTAAAGCCTACAGTAATTAAAAAGAATGGTACTCCTGTAGCGGCTATAGGTGAAAATGACTCAATTATATTCTTTAACTTCAGACCTGACAGGGCAAGGGAAATAACAAGAGCTTTTACAGAAACTGATTTTGATGGTTTTGAAAGAGGTAAAGGTTATTTTCCCGTATATTTTGTGTGTATGACAGAGTATGATAAAACTTTTAAAAATGTTCACGTGGCATTTAAGCCTGAAAGCCTTAAAAATACTTTTGGTGAATATATAAGCAGATTGGGCTACAGGCAGCTTAGAATTGCCGAAACTGAAAAGTATGCTCATGTTACATTCTTTTTTAACGGAGGGGTGGAGGTTGTATACGAAGGAGAAGACAGGGTGCTGATACCATCCCCTAAAGTTGCTACTTATGATATGAAACCTGAGATGAGTGCATACGAAGTAACTGATGAGGTTGTAAAAAGAATTAACCAAAAAGTCTATGATGTAATAGTTTTAAACTATGCAAATCCTGACATGGTAGGGCATACAGGAAATTTTGACGCAGCTAAATCTGCTATTGAAGCTATTGATGAATGCCTTGGAAAGGTGATTCCTGCAATATTAGATCAGGGTGGAGTGGCGCTGATTACTGCAGACCATGGAAACTCTGAGCAGATGAAGGATTATGAAAACGGGGGGCCTTTTACAGCCCACACAACAAACCCTGTTCCTCTAATTGCAATAGGTTTAGGTGATGTTTCCCTAAGAGAAGGGCGTTTAGCTGATATTGTCCCCACAATCCTTGACATTATGGGAGTTGAAAAGCCTGAGGAAATGACAGGGGAATCTATAATAATTAAAAAATAA
- the tpiA gene encoding triose-phosphate isomerase produces the protein MSRVKIAAGNWKMNKTATEAVEFVQALKDKVAGADTEVITGVPFVCIPSVKKAVEGSNIKVAAQNMHWEENGAFTGEVSGAMLADLGVEYVIIGHSERRQYFAETDETVNKKTHAAFKYGLKPIICVGESLTQREQGVTSELVRYQVKIALLGLSAEQVKEAVIAYEPIWAIGTGKTATSEQAQEVCAVIRKVIEELYGKDVADAIRILYGGSVKASNAKELFTMPDIDGGLVGGASLDLDEFDKIVNYNK, from the coding sequence ATGAGCAGAGTAAAAATTGCAGCAGGAAACTGGAAAATGAACAAAACTGCAACGGAAGCCGTTGAATTTGTTCAGGCTTTGAAAGACAAAGTTGCGGGTGCCGATACGGAAGTGATTACAGGGGTGCCTTTCGTATGCATTCCATCAGTTAAGAAAGCTGTTGAAGGCTCAAACATAAAAGTAGCAGCACAAAATATGCACTGGGAAGAAAATGGAGCTTTTACAGGGGAAGTCTCAGGTGCCATGCTGGCTGATTTAGGAGTGGAGTATGTTATAATAGGTCACTCAGAAAGAAGACAGTACTTTGCAGAGACTGATGAGACTGTAAACAAAAAGACTCATGCAGCTTTTAAATATGGTTTAAAGCCTATAATCTGTGTCGGAGAGTCACTGACTCAGAGGGAGCAGGGTGTAACTTCTGAATTAGTCAGGTACCAGGTAAAAATAGCTCTTTTAGGTCTTAGTGCAGAACAGGTAAAAGAGGCTGTTATAGCTTATGAACCTATATGGGCCATCGGAACGGGTAAGACGGCTACAAGTGAGCAGGCTCAAGAAGTTTGTGCAGTAATAAGAAAAGTTATAGAAGAGCTGTATGGAAAAGATGTGGCAGATGCCATAAGGATACTGTATGGCGGAAGCGTTAAAGCATCAAATGCAAAAGAGCTTTTCACTATGCCTGATATAGACGGAGGACTTGTAGGTGGTGCAAGTCTTGACCTTGACGAATTTGACAAAATTGTTAACTACAACAAATAA
- a CDS encoding 4'-phosphopantetheinyl transferase family protein yields the protein MIPQRTKHLIELNMGSIKKHIDLNYALVDMGKMHERLQLGESRCFSLLSEKEAGYLESFKVYKKKLQWLCGRYAVKKALFEYKALRKCIVDLSCVDVLKGADSAPYIHQYPDITVSITHSFPYCIGVVSEKRIGVDVEKNFQVENSLIKFFFSEREKDVLFRIPDLNERNAQAIKYWTRKEAVSKFLRLGMKMNFKELDTVDDVLEAGGYKIKLFSFLCDDCCLSLAIPYSESL from the coding sequence ATGATACCACAAAGGACAAAGCATTTAATTGAACTTAATATGGGAAGTATAAAAAAACATATTGACTTAAATTATGCATTGGTGGATATGGGTAAGATGCATGAAAGATTGCAGCTTGGGGAAAGCAGGTGCTTTTCCCTGCTGTCTGAGAAGGAGGCAGGGTATTTAGAGAGTTTTAAAGTTTATAAAAAAAAACTCCAGTGGCTTTGCGGCAGGTATGCGGTAAAAAAAGCACTTTTTGAATATAAAGCTTTAAGAAAGTGCATAGTGGATTTAAGCTGTGTGGATGTTTTAAAAGGGGCAGATTCTGCCCCTTATATTCATCAATACCCTGATATAACTGTGTCCATCACCCACTCTTTTCCGTACTGCATAGGAGTGGTGTCAGAAAAAAGAATAGGGGTGGATGTTGAAAAAAATTTTCAGGTGGAAAATTCTTTGATTAAATTCTTTTTTTCAGAAAGGGAAAAGGATGTTTTATTTAGAATACCGGACTTGAATGAAAGAAATGCACAGGCTATAAAATATTGGACCAGAAAAGAAGCGGTATCTAAATTTTTAAGGCTTGGAATGAAAATGAATTTTAAAGAGCTGGACACTGTAGATGATGTGTTGGAAGCAGGGGGTTATAAAATAAAACTTTTTTCATTTTTATGTGATGATTGCTGTCTGTCTTTGGCAATTCCTTATTCTGAAAGTTTATAA